In Desulfovibrio inopinatus DSM 10711, a genomic segment contains:
- the uppS gene encoding polyprenyl diphosphate synthase: protein MPKHVAIIMDGNGRWAAKRGLSRSDGHKQGTEAAKAIVTHCRELGIGHLTLYTFSKENWGRPKDEVRFLFDLLRMFLNSELKSLLEQSIRLKVLGDISSLPAPARMTLEHVQKKTENGDAMVLNLALNYSGRDEILRAARRLIEQGVRPEDVTEETFSSQLYTCGQPDPDLVIRTSGEQRLSNYLLFQAAYSELYFTTVYWPDFTPEEFDKALADFTGRQRRFGLTGSQASG, encoded by the coding sequence ATGCCAAAGCACGTGGCCATCATCATGGACGGCAACGGCAGATGGGCCGCTAAACGCGGTCTCTCCCGGAGTGATGGACACAAACAGGGCACCGAAGCCGCCAAGGCCATCGTCACCCATTGCCGAGAACTCGGCATCGGTCATCTGACGCTGTACACCTTCTCCAAGGAAAATTGGGGACGGCCCAAGGATGAAGTGCGCTTTTTGTTCGACCTGTTGCGCATGTTTCTCAATAGCGAACTCAAAAGCTTGCTTGAGCAATCCATCCGTCTCAAGGTGCTGGGAGATATTTCAAGTCTCCCCGCTCCGGCTCGAATGACCCTTGAGCATGTTCAGAAAAAGACCGAAAATGGCGACGCCATGGTGCTGAACCTGGCACTCAATTATTCTGGACGCGATGAGATTCTTCGTGCGGCCAGACGGCTTATTGAACAGGGTGTTCGACCCGAAGACGTGACCGAAGAGACGTTTTCCAGTCAGCTCTACACCTGCGGCCAGCCTGATCCCGATCTTGTTATTCGGACAAGTGGCGAACAACGCTTATCCAATTATCTCCTGTTTCAGGCTGCCTATAGCGAATTGTATTTTACCACGGTCTACTGGCCTGATTTCACGCCTGAAGAGTTTGACAAGGCGTTGGCTGACTTTACCGGAAGACAACGCCGGTTCGGCCTTACAGGCAGCCAGGCGTCCGGTTGA